One window of the Zea mays cultivar B73 chromosome 3, Zm-B73-REFERENCE-NAM-5.0, whole genome shotgun sequence genome contains the following:
- the LOC100281032 gene encoding Peroxidase 24 precursor encodes MRGQTQTASAGGRWRGDGAAAWCWWWVAVVLLLGHLPSCARAGLLESNPGLAYNFYKNSCPSVDSIVRSVTWAQVAANPALPARLLRLHFHDCFVKGCDASILLDTAQSEKTAAPNLSVGGYEVIDAIKAQLERACPGVVSCADIVALAARDAVSYQFKASLWQVETGRRDGTVSLASNTGALPSPFAGFAGLLQSFSDRGLNLTDLVALSGAHTIGVASCSSVTPRLYQGNASSVDPLLDSAYARTLMSSCPNPSPASATVALDGGTPFRFDSGYYTRVQQRQGTLASDAALAQNAAAAQMVADLTNPIKFYAAFSMSMKKMGRVDVLTGANGQIRKQCRQVNTS; translated from the exons ATGAGGGGGCAAACGCAGACAGCTTCCGCGGGGGGCCGGTGGCGAGGCGACGGCGCTGCGGCGTGGTGTTGGTGGTGGGTGGCCGTggtcctcctgcttggccatttaCCGAGCTGCGCGCGCGCGGGGCTGCTGGAGTCCAACCCGGGCCTGGCCTACAACTTCTACAAGAACAGCTGCCCCAGCGTGGACTCCATCGTCCGCAGCGTCACCTGGGCGCAGGTCGCCGCCAACCCTGCCCTCCCGGCTCGCCTCCTCCGCCTCCACTTCCATGACTGCTTCGTCAAG GGCTGCGACGCGTCGATCCTGCTGGACACCGCGCAGAGCGAGAAGACGGCGGCGCCGAACCTGTCGGTGGGCGGGTACGAGGTGATCGACGCGATCAAGGCGCAGCTGGAGAGGGCGTGCCCGGGCGTGGTGTCGTGCGCCGACATCGTGGCGCTGGCGGCGCGCGACGCCGTGTCGTACCAGTTCAAGGCGTCGCTGTGGCAGGTGGAGACGGGGCGGCGCGACGGCACGGTGTCGCTGGCGTCCAACACGGGGGCGCTGCCGTCGCCCTTCGCGGGCTTCGCGGGCCTGCTGCAGAGCTTCTCGGACCGGGGGCTGAACCTGACGGACCTCGTGGCGCTGTCGGGGGCGCACACCATCGGCGTGGCAAGCTGCTCCAGCGTCACCCCGCGCCTGTACCAGGGGAACGCCAGCAGCGTGGACCCGCTGCTGGACTCGGCCTACGCGCGGACGCTCATGTCGTCGTGCCCCAACCCGTCGccggcgtcggccaccgtggcgCTGGACGGCGGCACGCCGTTCCGGTTCGACAGCGGGTACTACACCAGGGTGCAGCAGAGGCAGGGCACGCTGGCCTCCGACGCCGCGCTGGCGCAGAACGCCGCCGCCGCGCAGATGGTGGCCGACCTCACCAACCCCATCAAGTTCTACGCCGCCTTCTCCATGTCCATGAAGAAGATGGGCCGCGTCGACGTGCTCACCGGCGCAAACGGCCAGATCAGGAAGCAGTGCCGCCAGGTCAACACCTCCTGA